In one Corallococcus sp. EGB genomic region, the following are encoded:
- a CDS encoding Hsp70 family protein translates to MHKEPIIGIDLGTTNSCAAIVEDSGNVKLIPYKGGEYTIPSIFAIDDKGNELIGFEAKRQWQLNPRNTVYGAKRLVGVNYSSDVVGVMKKSVAYNMRAGAKNDVTLDVGKKEFTLQEISAKILGKIRDVASNYLKTPIKRAVVTVPAYFNDRQRQSVKDAGKLIDLEVVRIINEPTAAALAYGVGKTLKEKVVIYDLGGGTFDVSIIEIRDRVFEVKATGGDVFLGGIDFDNAIIHHVLKDFAAKTGIDLATDPVAMQRIKDLAERTKIDLSAREEVPFNIPFITMTAQGQPLNIEMKFTRKMLEQLTNQLVDRTLQMVARVLVDSGLSTKDIDEVMLVGGQTRMPVVQDRLTKFFGKPPSKGVHPDEAVAIGAALYAHSLEDNTNLRIQLLDVIPMAIGLERGDGGFHVVFPRNASIPNAKQLLATTSIDNQTELAMRIYQGDHDTVARNDLLGEFTFSGIMPAKAGTVNVEIIFDVSVEGILTMRAKDPATGREMKTTVRVTQS, encoded by the coding sequence ATGCACAAGGAGCCCATCATCGGCATCGACCTCGGCACGACGAACTCGTGCGCGGCGATCGTCGAGGACAGCGGGAACGTCAAGCTCATCCCCTACAAGGGCGGCGAGTACACCATCCCCTCCATCTTCGCCATCGACGACAAGGGCAACGAGCTCATCGGCTTCGAGGCGAAGCGCCAGTGGCAGCTCAACCCGCGCAACACCGTCTACGGCGCCAAGCGCCTCGTCGGGGTCAACTACAGCAGTGACGTCGTCGGCGTGATGAAGAAGTCCGTGGCGTACAACATGCGCGCCGGGGCCAAGAACGACGTCACCCTGGACGTGGGCAAGAAGGAGTTCACCCTCCAGGAGATCAGCGCCAAGATCCTCGGGAAGATCCGCGACGTCGCCTCCAACTACCTGAAGACGCCCATCAAGCGCGCGGTGGTGACGGTGCCCGCGTACTTCAACGACCGGCAGCGCCAGTCGGTGAAGGACGCCGGCAAGCTCATCGACCTGGAGGTCGTGCGCATCATCAACGAGCCCACCGCGGCGGCGCTCGCCTACGGCGTGGGCAAGACGCTCAAGGAGAAGGTCGTCATCTACGACCTGGGCGGCGGCACCTTCGACGTCTCCATCATCGAGATCCGCGACCGCGTCTTCGAGGTGAAGGCCACCGGCGGCGACGTGTTCCTGGGCGGCATCGACTTCGACAACGCCATCATCCACCACGTCCTCAAGGACTTCGCGGCCAAGACGGGCATCGACCTGGCCACGGACCCGGTGGCCATGCAGCGCATCAAGGACCTGGCGGAGCGGACCAAGATCGATCTGTCCGCGCGCGAGGAGGTCCCCTTCAACATCCCCTTCATCACGATGACGGCGCAGGGCCAGCCGCTGAACATCGAGATGAAGTTCACCCGCAAGATGCTGGAGCAGCTGACGAACCAGTTGGTGGACCGCACCCTCCAGATGGTGGCGCGCGTGCTGGTGGACTCCGGCCTGTCCACCAAGGACATCGACGAGGTGATGCTCGTGGGCGGCCAGACGCGCATGCCCGTCGTGCAGGACCGGCTCACCAAGTTCTTCGGGAAGCCGCCCAGCAAGGGCGTGCACCCGGACGAGGCGGTGGCCATTGGCGCGGCGCTCTATGCGCACTCGCTCGAGGACAACACCAACCTGCGCATCCAGCTGTTGGACGTGATCCCCATGGCCATTGGCCTGGAGCGCGGCGACGGCGGCTTCCACGTCGTCTTCCCGCGCAATGCGTCCATCCCCAACGCCAAGCAGCTGCTGGCCACGACGAGCATCGACAACCAGACCGAGCTGGCGATGCGCATCTACCAGGGCGACCACGACACGGTGGCGCGCAACGACCTGCTGGGTGAGTTCACCTTCTCCGGGATCATGCCCGCCAAGGCCGGCACGGTGAACGTGGAGATCATCTTCGACGTGAGCGTGGAGGGCATCCTCACCATGCGCGCGAAGGACCCCGCCACCGGCCGCGAGATGAAGACCACGGTGCGCGTCACGCAGAGCTGA
- a CDS encoding PrkA family serine protein kinase, whose product MEAKGYLQEVGAQVSADFVKNRSILSFEEYLSLFFADPKGQSRNAAQYLRDVMDHYGTELVPHPTGAIRRFKVFDVPSADRDGRVAGQEEVQNALYRILGNFVRAGRINKLILLHGPNGSAKSSLVNALKQGMEDYSRQPQGALYRIAWVFPSEKLIKGSIGFGERAGAKSAEGELTTYAHLDAEALDLRLPCELRDHPLFAVPPAERKGLLEGALKKKGLGDGATGDFLLSDYVREGELCAKCRRIYTALLNAYGGDYLKVLRHVQVERFYVSRRYQVGTVTVEPQMSVDAIAQQISADRTQLNMPAALHSTVLFEPHGPLVHANRGLIEYADLLKRPLEAFKYLLGFSETGEVPLEPFVLQLDEVLIASSNEKHLNAFKELPDFASFKGRIELVRVPYLRRYKVEQEIYDAQITATSVGKHVAPHATEVAAMWAVLTRLKKPLPDRYPASVKPLVDQVAPVEKLHLYQEAGVPARLSSANTKELLKLREEMYEESDAYPNYEGRSGASAREIKTALFNAAQNPDYKCLHALAVLEELHSLCKDKSVYEFLLQEVMDGYHDHETFVRVVEGEYLDRVDSEVRDSMGLVSEGQYRELVERYIQSVSHWVRGEKMRNRVTGEMEKPDEARMAEVEAIVMPQGEAPADFRRGLIASIGAHRLDNPDGAMNYPRIFPDMFKRLRDHYFEERKRVLRKNKENVLKYLSEDRNQLTSREQAQVQDTLKTMAERYGYCEFCAKDAILFLMRQRYS is encoded by the coding sequence GTGGAAGCGAAGGGCTATCTGCAGGAGGTGGGCGCACAGGTCAGCGCCGACTTCGTCAAGAACCGGTCCATCCTGTCCTTCGAGGAGTACCTGTCGCTCTTCTTCGCGGACCCGAAGGGGCAGTCGCGCAACGCGGCCCAATACCTGCGGGACGTGATGGACCACTACGGCACGGAGCTGGTGCCGCACCCCACGGGGGCCATCCGGCGCTTCAAGGTCTTCGACGTCCCGTCCGCCGACCGCGACGGCCGCGTCGCCGGGCAGGAGGAGGTGCAGAACGCCCTCTACCGCATCCTGGGCAACTTCGTGCGCGCCGGGCGCATCAACAAGCTGATCCTGCTGCACGGCCCCAACGGCAGCGCGAAGTCCAGCCTGGTCAACGCGCTGAAGCAGGGCATGGAGGACTACTCGCGCCAGCCGCAGGGGGCCCTCTACCGCATCGCGTGGGTGTTCCCCTCGGAGAAGCTGATCAAGGGCTCCATCGGCTTCGGCGAGCGCGCGGGCGCGAAGTCCGCGGAAGGGGAGCTCACCACGTACGCCCACCTGGACGCGGAGGCCCTGGACCTGCGCCTGCCCTGTGAGCTGCGCGACCATCCGCTCTTCGCGGTGCCGCCCGCGGAGCGCAAGGGCCTCCTGGAGGGGGCGCTCAAGAAGAAGGGGCTGGGCGACGGGGCGACGGGGGACTTCCTCCTGTCCGACTACGTGCGCGAGGGCGAGCTGTGCGCCAAGTGCCGGCGCATCTACACCGCGCTGCTCAACGCCTACGGGGGCGACTACCTCAAGGTGCTGCGGCACGTGCAGGTGGAGCGCTTCTACGTGTCGCGCCGCTACCAGGTGGGCACGGTGACGGTGGAGCCGCAGATGAGCGTGGACGCCATCGCGCAGCAGATTTCTGCGGACCGCACCCAGCTCAACATGCCGGCCGCGCTGCACAGCACGGTGCTCTTCGAGCCGCACGGCCCGTTGGTGCACGCCAACCGCGGCCTCATCGAATATGCGGACCTGCTCAAGCGCCCGCTGGAGGCCTTCAAGTACCTGCTGGGCTTCAGTGAGACGGGGGAGGTGCCCCTGGAGCCCTTCGTGCTCCAGTTGGACGAGGTGCTCATCGCGTCCTCCAACGAGAAGCACCTGAACGCGTTCAAGGAGCTGCCGGACTTCGCGTCGTTCAAGGGCCGCATCGAGCTGGTGCGCGTGCCGTACCTGCGCCGCTACAAGGTCGAGCAGGAGATCTACGACGCGCAGATCACCGCGACGTCCGTGGGCAAGCACGTGGCGCCGCACGCCACGGAGGTGGCCGCGATGTGGGCGGTGCTCACGCGCCTGAAGAAGCCCCTCCCGGACCGCTACCCGGCCAGCGTGAAGCCGCTGGTGGACCAGGTGGCCCCGGTGGAGAAGCTGCACCTGTACCAGGAGGCGGGGGTGCCCGCGCGGCTGTCCTCGGCGAACACCAAGGAGCTGCTCAAGCTGCGCGAGGAGATGTACGAGGAGTCCGACGCGTACCCCAACTACGAGGGGCGCTCCGGCGCGAGCGCGCGGGAGATTAAGACGGCCCTCTTCAACGCCGCGCAGAACCCCGACTACAAGTGCCTCCACGCGCTGGCGGTGCTGGAGGAGCTGCACTCGCTCTGCAAGGACAAGAGCGTCTACGAGTTCCTCCTCCAGGAGGTGATGGACGGCTACCACGACCATGAAACCTTCGTGCGCGTGGTGGAGGGCGAGTACCTGGACCGCGTGGACTCCGAGGTGCGCGACTCCATGGGCCTGGTGTCCGAAGGCCAGTACCGCGAGCTGGTGGAGCGCTACATCCAGAGCGTCAGCCACTGGGTGCGCGGGGAGAAGATGCGCAACCGCGTGACGGGGGAGATGGAGAAGCCGGACGAGGCGCGCATGGCGGAGGTGGAGGCCATCGTGATGCCGCAGGGCGAGGCCCCGGCGGACTTCCGCCGCGGCCTCATCGCGAGCATCGGCGCGCACCGGCTGGACAACCCGGACGGCGCCATGAACTACCCGCGCATCTTCCCGGACATGTTCAAGCGCCTGCGCGACCACTACTTCGAGGAGCGCAAGCGCGTGCTGCGCAAGAACAAGGAGAACGTCCTCAAGTACCTCTCCGAGGACCGCAACCAGCTCACCTCGCGAGAGCAGGCCCAGGTGCAGGACACGCTCAAGACGATGGCGGAGCGCTACGGCTACTGCGAGTTCTGCGCGAAGGACGCCATCCTGTTCCTGATGCGACAGCGTTACAGCTGA
- the clpX gene encoding ATP-dependent Clp protease ATP-binding subunit ClpX, whose amino-acid sequence MKKEHHVNLSCSFCGKSQREVRKLIAGPTVYICDECIKLCNDIIADENEREEGKPQVSLPTPLEIKAFLDDYVIGQDQAKKVLSVAVYNHYKRIYQKKPAARPRPGVKSPGGEDVELQKSNILLIGPTGSGKTLLAQSLARFLNVPFTIADATSLTEAGYVGEDVENIIQNLLHNADYDVEKAARGIVYIDEIDKIARKGDMPSATRDVGGEGVQQALLKIIEGTRANVTPRGGKKYNQQEYVQVDTTNILFICGGAFHGIDGVIKRRVGEKGLGFGAKITHKEERSVGELLAMTEPEDLMKFGMIPEFIGRLPMIATLNDLKEDDLVTILTIPKNALVKQYQKMFEIEKVKLTFTKEALRAIAREAMRRHSGARGLRAIMEDAMLEIMYDVPFREGVKECKITEQVITKHEPPQIVMEKEKKTA is encoded by the coding sequence GTGAAGAAGGAGCACCACGTCAACCTGTCCTGCTCGTTCTGCGGCAAGTCGCAGCGCGAGGTTCGGAAGCTCATCGCCGGACCCACGGTCTACATCTGCGACGAGTGCATCAAGCTGTGTAACGACATCATCGCGGACGAGAACGAACGCGAGGAGGGCAAGCCGCAGGTCAGCCTGCCCACGCCGCTGGAGATCAAGGCGTTCCTCGACGACTACGTCATCGGTCAGGACCAGGCGAAGAAGGTCCTCTCGGTCGCGGTCTACAACCACTACAAGCGCATCTACCAGAAGAAGCCGGCCGCCCGGCCGCGCCCCGGCGTGAAGAGCCCCGGCGGCGAGGACGTGGAGCTGCAGAAGAGCAACATCCTGCTCATCGGCCCCACGGGCTCCGGCAAGACGCTGCTCGCGCAGTCCCTGGCGCGCTTCCTCAACGTCCCCTTCACCATCGCGGACGCCACCAGCCTCACCGAGGCCGGCTACGTGGGCGAGGACGTGGAGAACATCATCCAGAACCTCCTCCACAACGCCGACTACGACGTGGAGAAGGCCGCGCGCGGCATCGTCTACATCGACGAGATCGACAAGATTGCCCGCAAGGGCGACATGCCCAGCGCCACCCGCGACGTGGGCGGCGAGGGCGTGCAGCAGGCCCTGCTGAAGATCATCGAAGGCACCCGCGCCAACGTCACCCCGCGCGGCGGCAAGAAGTACAACCAGCAGGAGTACGTCCAGGTCGATACGACGAACATCCTCTTCATCTGCGGCGGCGCCTTCCACGGCATCGACGGCGTGATCAAGCGCCGCGTGGGTGAGAAGGGCCTGGGCTTCGGCGCGAAGATCACCCACAAGGAAGAGCGCAGCGTGGGTGAGCTGCTGGCCATGACCGAGCCGGAAGACCTGATGAAGTTCGGGATGATTCCGGAGTTCATCGGCCGTCTGCCGATGATCGCGACGCTCAACGACCTGAAGGAGGATGACCTCGTCACCATCCTCACGATCCCGAAGAACGCCCTGGTGAAGCAGTACCAGAAGATGTTCGAGATCGAGAAGGTGAAGCTCACCTTCACCAAGGAAGCGCTGCGCGCCATCGCCCGCGAGGCGATGCGCCGTCACTCCGGAGCGCGCGGCCTGCGCGCCATCATGGAGGACGCCATGCTGGAGATCATGTACGACGTGCCGTTCCGCGAGGGCGTCAAGGAGTGCAAGATCACCGAACAGGTGATCACCAAGCACGAGCCCCCGCAGATCGTCATGGAGAAGGAGAAGAAGACCGCCTGA